The Streptomyces sp. NL15-2K genome contains a region encoding:
- a CDS encoding non-ribosomal peptide synthetase produces MTRTHTVGHPMEPTDDDIAVVGIAVRLPGADSLKEFRRNLLAGIDSVGPMPAERAAATGLDPAQPHLPMGHLQDIHTFDYALFGLSRREVTLMDPQQRLALLLAHQALEDGGYAAAELGGQQTAVVFSAAASTYRAAAREPGVLSALGNLSFGASARVAHVLGLTGPTYAVDSGCNSSLLAVHHACRELACQDAQYALVGGVSVRPGGLPAGEAEAMSELVSGSGRCRAYDAAADGAAPGEGGAVLLLTTVGRARTDGATIHAVIRGSAVLHNGRAAATISTPSAAAQTRVIGKAWQAAGLDLSYAGYLEGHGSGTPLGDAVELEGLAAAVGARHAPLPLGSVKSNIGHLDHAAGIAGLVKAILSVHHGELYPTVHFREATGGVRLADLGLEVVTKARPWQDGNRVAGVSSFSLGGINAHCVVQQPPAPVPVGVPATDEPRLVAVSARSRAALTRLCAALGSALRDSEDDITDVAFTLNQGRGHYEHRVAVRARDTEELAVRLAAQATWLSEEPAPEHAGFGETGPAGEAPAVVLILSPDPDEQAGQAEAREELRRCGVRVDCVLGGPPAGGSGDLAAPVGELLAGGPVVFVGLGPDSGLGELVARHAAAAGGHGADIVTVSPRTGGLLGALGALYTRGVDLDWRAVSAPPLSRQGEPARAPRRLRLPGHPVLGTRCWADPPTERTEPPVAAAVVRQEPAPPETAPQDAARRHQEPSQSSYPASRSEEPGTGEGADATAWLCATLDELLRTETPVGPDADYFALGGNSIIALQLVDRIQDRYGFRPRLIDTYSHPRVGDLATLIRERDAPTTAPVPPVVPQQNLVVSFGQERMWFHHQLDEDTTLYNLPMVSHVRGSLDVDAIRGMWEDLAQRHEVLRSNFLEVDGAPVLRIRPRLGDFFRFEDVSGTPDPHQAARQLVREAAEHRFDLADDPLVRVLAVRIAPEEHVLQVTMHHAVNDGGSPRIFERELPELYAARRAGRAPRLEPLPIQFRDYAQWQRDLVASSALNGELEYWKRQLSGVVPLRMPTDHPRPTRRSHTGALYPFTVPGDLVRELRTVAVRESATLFVLLLAAFYLLLGRHSRQDDLVIGAPTTGRTRPEVQGLIGFFNSTVALRADLSGDPGLSAFVQRVKTVVLEGLEHQEVPFDRVVNALVTDRDPSRSPLFDVFYVHQELPPVQQVDGAAVGFFDERHTRENLFGGMPAGTAKFDLTLVTEDRQGQDEMVSCLEFSTELFTERTAAFLTAEYVEILREIAAEGSGALPLSHFLDAPLTQEREPELPAAQKTVPAVFEAVAAAAPGSVAVRDRHGRLTYGELDTRADRVARRLAARGVGPEDVVAVVTPRTVDMAVAVLGVLKSGAAYLPVDPDYPAGRVSFLLTDARPRAVVTTRELAGSLPPGVPETLLLTAGDEDGGALPVPTAPGPGNAAYVIYTSGSTGQPKGVVVPHRNVLTFARWVQRELGDAAFDRVLNATSLSFDPSVLELLVPLLTGGSVDIVRNLLSLLDQGTWAGSLINAVPSVYRRVTQAEWVDERAEHYVFGGEPLTADLVRQIRRRKPGATVLNLYGPTEATVYATAGRCAPSTEGRPPIGPPAPHAHCRVLDPELRPVPPGGKGELYLAGDGLARGYVHRPAPTAERFVADPFGEPGTRMYRTGDLVRWNADGELEFAGRADNQVKVRGHRVEPGEIEARLIALPEIAAACVVATDDGEGDHVLTAYVEPAAGATPHPEAVREALGRELPAPFVPEAVEVLDALPLTPSGKSDRLALRERAAARTAGADAPPESPVADLTQVMCQVFADVLGLPEAGPDDSFFALGGDSIRSIKLVRRARRAGVMISPEDVFVHQTPAELAAAGSPRPAPRPAPEQVPAPPPPEPEPEPELVPVPVRQAVPGALLPTPLDPHERDWLESAYPGHLDVLPLTPLQEGLLFHRQYDRHSEDVYVMLMSLDMTGALNVSALRRAVVGLCRRRTNLVAGFVRLPTGRLVQVVPRRDPELAEIDLSHLAPEEQQTQCARLAAQSRATRFDPADPPLLRFTLLRLGGERFQLQVVSHHILLDGWSNQLLLPELFALYNGAQALPECTPYRDYLAWLGQQDRPSALRAWQDALAGPVEPTLLAPPGHRGGQWPGRRTYRFGEQETAEIAAAAAALRVTVNTLMQCCWALLLAEETGRKDVVFGITVSGRSPDLPGVESVMGFLINTLPMRVTLSPGETIAELLRRAQREQARMMPHNHVGLGDIQTAAGTGELFDTAMVFENFPQPGEQTRSALEDVRVTRAFSESAGHYPLVLMAFPHETTLDLNLLHRRDLVDDVSASRLLDRLLWLIRTAVREPATTVARLDLLDDADRARLERYRSSDEQVPPAVVPALAEAQAARTPDAPALYVADGSGTRLSHAELDSRAGRLARELLARGAGPERRVAVLLPRSVELITAFLAVLKTGAAIVPLDPQYPRDRLRLILDDAAPGLLVTDTERQPHAPPGAGLLVVDDPATADRIAARPDGPVRDEERPAPLLPDHAAYVIYTSGSTGRPKGVVVQHTGVAGVVHSGLRTLGVGEESRILHLLSPAFDAGVLEILESFCSPAALVLARPERLRPGPALAELLREAEITTVSLTPSILTVLDPESVPARTVIRSCAEALPPELARRWSSRHRLLNVYGPTEATVMATVSEPLDSEAAPIGRPVANATVHLLDHVLRPVPPGRTGEVYLSGPLVARGYLGQSGLTSCRFLADPFAADGRRMYRTGDLARWNTDGQLEFVARADRQLKVRGFRLEPGEIESELLRHQAVAEAAVVAHRNGDGGTRLVAYVVPEPGIVQDPDAGTDRETEESRLAERRALDDSGCGPDPTGEASAGPYAGDTTAAHDDGPVTAAEPYPWRDATVARLRELNPCRVLEIGAGRGQLLAALAPDCERYCATEISPAVAALRVRQADFPQLADRVDVRQQAPHDFSGFRAGEFDTIVLDSVVQYFPSVDYLRRVLTGALRLLAPGGALFVGGVRDALLLPCLYTAAECGVMSPATPVSLVRFTAGRKALLDRELALAPAFFGTLEAGGCDIRLRSAGPDGGLTGHRYDVVLHKEVGDAVSVGGATRLTWGADVSGTDELTSLLRGAPAPLPLRVCGIPDARVATELALWQAVEAAPASTTVGRLTATPARGAVTPEKLTEAAAAAGYRALVTPTADPGAFDAVLVPRGGGADPVRFRDVCEAPVPDGPLAHDPAEASARARLPAVLLSWLRSALPPHAVPAAVTVIHRLPRTPNGKTDLSRLPDPGELAVGQGRAPRTMQEIQLCELFAETLGSAAVGIDDNFFDLGGHSLLAAQLARRIEEVCGGEIDASLVFAAPTVAQLAERLGPDKEHLAFDTLLPLRAAGSRPPLYCVHPAGGVAWMYAAFLRHVNQQLPLYALQARGLDGHERLPGSIEEMAADYVAEIRAVQPEGPYHLLGWSFGGLVAHAMATQLQEQGERVGRLILLDSYVVADLPYVPPAAQGERQRAVLGALLDIAGVRPAGLRDEELTTRRFLEIVRRRESVLSGMSERHLVGISRVFENNARLAAVHRPVPYRGDVLFVEAAKDTTGLGEDFPELDPAATFRPYVTGELHIHRSDFLHQDLGDRASLVSLAHILDDAPHSAEGED; encoded by the coding sequence GTGACGCGTACGCACACAGTGGGGCACCCGATGGAGCCGACCGACGACGACATCGCCGTCGTCGGCATCGCAGTCCGCCTTCCCGGGGCAGACAGCTTGAAGGAGTTCCGCCGGAACCTCCTCGCCGGCATCGACAGCGTGGGTCCCATGCCCGCCGAGCGGGCCGCCGCGACCGGCCTGGACCCGGCGCAGCCGCATCTGCCCATGGGGCACCTGCAGGACATCCACACCTTCGACTACGCCCTCTTCGGGCTCTCGCGCCGCGAGGTCACCCTGATGGACCCGCAGCAGCGGCTCGCGCTGCTCCTCGCCCATCAGGCGTTGGAGGACGGCGGCTACGCGGCGGCGGAGCTGGGCGGGCAGCAGACCGCCGTCGTCTTCAGCGCCGCCGCCTCCACCTACCGTGCGGCGGCGCGGGAGCCGGGCGTCCTGAGCGCGCTGGGCAACCTGTCCTTCGGCGCGTCGGCGCGCGTCGCGCACGTCCTCGGGCTCACCGGGCCGACCTACGCGGTCGACTCCGGCTGCAACAGCTCCCTGCTCGCCGTCCACCACGCCTGCCGCGAACTGGCCTGCCAAGACGCGCAGTACGCGCTGGTCGGCGGCGTCAGCGTGCGCCCGGGAGGGCTTCCGGCCGGCGAGGCCGAGGCGATGTCGGAGCTGGTCTCCGGCAGCGGGCGCTGCCGGGCCTACGACGCGGCGGCCGACGGCGCGGCGCCCGGCGAGGGCGGGGCGGTCCTGCTGCTCACCACGGTGGGCAGGGCCCGTACCGACGGCGCCACGATCCACGCAGTGATCCGGGGCAGCGCCGTCCTGCACAATGGGCGTGCCGCGGCCACCATCAGCACGCCCAGCGCGGCGGCCCAAACCCGGGTGATCGGCAAGGCGTGGCAGGCCGCGGGCCTGGACCTGTCGTACGCCGGATACCTGGAGGGGCATGGCTCGGGCACGCCGTTGGGCGACGCCGTCGAACTGGAAGGCCTGGCCGCAGCCGTCGGGGCGCGGCACGCGCCGCTGCCCCTGGGCTCGGTGAAGTCCAACATCGGGCACCTTGACCACGCGGCGGGGATCGCCGGGCTGGTCAAGGCCATTCTCAGCGTGCACCACGGCGAGCTGTACCCCACCGTCCACTTCAGGGAGGCGACCGGCGGCGTCCGGCTCGCCGACCTCGGCCTGGAGGTGGTCACCAAGGCCAGGCCGTGGCAGGACGGGAACCGGGTCGCCGGAGTGAGCTCCTTCAGCCTCGGCGGCATCAACGCGCACTGCGTGGTCCAGCAGCCTCCAGCGCCCGTGCCCGTCGGCGTCCCGGCGACGGACGAGCCGCGTCTGGTCGCCGTGTCGGCGCGCAGCCGGGCCGCCCTGACCCGGCTGTGCGCCGCTCTCGGCAGCGCGCTGCGCGACAGCGAGGACGACATCACCGACGTCGCGTTCACGCTCAACCAGGGGCGCGGCCACTACGAGCACCGGGTCGCCGTCCGCGCCCGGGACACCGAGGAACTCGCCGTCCGGCTGGCCGCACAGGCCACCTGGCTGAGCGAGGAGCCCGCCCCGGAACACGCCGGGTTCGGGGAAACGGGCCCGGCGGGCGAAGCCCCGGCGGTCGTGCTGATCCTGTCGCCCGACCCCGACGAACAGGCCGGACAGGCTGAGGCGCGGGAGGAACTGCGGCGCTGCGGGGTGCGCGTCGACTGCGTGCTCGGCGGGCCCCCCGCGGGCGGTTCGGGTGACCTGGCGGCGCCGGTGGGTGAACTGCTCGCCGGAGGGCCCGTGGTCTTCGTCGGCCTGGGCCCGGACAGCGGCCTAGGTGAACTCGTGGCCCGGCATGCCGCCGCGGCGGGGGGACACGGCGCCGACATCGTCACGGTGTCCCCCCGTACGGGCGGACTGCTCGGCGCACTCGGCGCGCTCTACACCCGCGGAGTCGACCTGGACTGGCGGGCGGTGTCCGCACCGCCGCTGTCCCGGCAGGGGGAGCCTGCCCGCGCGCCGCGCCGACTGCGCCTTCCGGGGCACCCGGTGCTCGGCACGCGCTGCTGGGCGGACCCGCCCACGGAGCGGACCGAGCCGCCGGTGGCCGCGGCGGTCGTGCGGCAGGAGCCGGCACCGCCGGAAACCGCACCGCAGGACGCAGCACGGCGCCACCAGGAGCCGTCGCAATCGTCGTACCCGGCATCGCGGAGCGAGGAGCCGGGCACCGGCGAGGGGGCGGACGCCACCGCCTGGCTCTGCGCCACGCTGGACGAGCTGCTGCGGACCGAGACCCCGGTCGGCCCCGACGCGGACTACTTCGCGCTGGGCGGCAACTCGATCATCGCCCTTCAGCTGGTCGACCGGATCCAGGACCGCTACGGCTTCCGGCCCAGGCTGATCGACACCTACAGCCACCCCAGGGTCGGGGACCTCGCCACGCTGATCCGGGAGCGCGACGCACCCACCACCGCACCCGTCCCGCCGGTGGTGCCGCAGCAGAACCTGGTGGTGTCCTTCGGGCAGGAGCGCATGTGGTTCCATCACCAGCTCGACGAGGACACCACGCTCTACAACCTGCCCATGGTCAGCCATGTGCGCGGCAGCCTGGACGTCGACGCCATCCGCGGCATGTGGGAGGACCTGGCGCAGCGGCACGAGGTGCTGCGGTCCAACTTCTTGGAGGTGGACGGCGCTCCCGTCCTGCGGATCCGGCCCCGGCTGGGGGACTTCTTCCGGTTCGAGGACGTCTCCGGCACACCGGATCCCCACCAGGCCGCGCGGCAGCTGGTGCGCGAGGCCGCCGAGCACCGCTTCGATCTGGCGGACGACCCCCTCGTGCGGGTCCTGGCCGTCCGCATCGCACCGGAAGAGCACGTCCTCCAGGTGACCATGCACCACGCGGTCAACGACGGCGGATCGCCGAGGATCTTCGAGCGGGAGCTGCCGGAGCTGTACGCGGCCCGCCGCGCCGGCCGCGCCCCCCGGCTCGAACCGCTCCCGATCCAGTTCCGCGACTACGCCCAGTGGCAGCGCGATCTGGTCGCCTCCTCCGCACTCAACGGTGAACTGGAGTACTGGAAGCGGCAGTTGAGTGGTGTTGTGCCGCTGCGGATGCCGACCGACCACCCTCGTCCCACGCGCAGGAGCCACACCGGAGCCTTGTATCCGTTCACCGTCCCTGGCGACTTGGTGCGGGAGCTGCGGACGGTGGCGGTGCGCGAGTCGGCGACGCTGTTCGTGCTGCTGCTCGCCGCGTTCTACCTGCTGCTCGGTCGGCACAGCCGGCAGGACGACCTGGTCATCGGAGCGCCGACCACCGGGCGCACCCGGCCGGAGGTGCAGGGGCTCATCGGCTTCTTCAACAGCACCGTGGCGCTGCGGGCCGACCTGTCGGGCGACCCCGGGCTGTCCGCGTTCGTGCAGCGCGTGAAGACCGTCGTACTGGAGGGCCTCGAGCACCAGGAGGTGCCCTTCGACCGGGTGGTCAACGCCCTGGTGACCGACCGGGATCCGAGCAGGTCGCCGCTGTTCGACGTCTTCTACGTGCACCAGGAGCTGCCGCCGGTCCAGCAGGTGGACGGCGCCGCCGTCGGGTTCTTCGACGAGCGGCACACCAGGGAGAACCTGTTCGGCGGAATGCCCGCGGGCACCGCCAAGTTCGACCTGACGCTGGTGACCGAGGACCGGCAGGGCCAGGACGAGATGGTGTCGTGCCTGGAGTTCAGCACCGAACTGTTCACCGAGCGCACCGCCGCCTTCCTGACCGCCGAATACGTGGAGATCCTCCGCGAGATCGCCGCCGAGGGCAGCGGCGCCCTGCCCCTGTCGCACTTCCTCGACGCGCCCCTCACCCAGGAGCGGGAACCGGAACTTCCCGCGGCGCAGAAGACCGTCCCCGCCGTGTTCGAGGCCGTGGCCGCCGCCGCCCCCGGCAGCGTCGCCGTACGCGACCGGCACGGGCGGTTGACCTACGGCGAACTCGACACCCGCGCCGACCGGGTCGCGCGGCGGTTGGCCGCGCGAGGAGTGGGCCCCGAGGACGTCGTTGCCGTCGTCACACCCCGCACCGTGGACATGGCCGTCGCCGTCCTGGGCGTGCTGAAGTCCGGCGCCGCCTATCTGCCCGTCGACCCCGACTACCCGGCGGGCCGCGTCTCGTTCCTGCTCACCGACGCCCGGCCACGGGCCGTGGTGACGACGCGGGAGCTGGCCGGGAGCCTGCCGCCCGGTGTGCCCGAGACGCTGCTGCTGACCGCCGGAGATGAGGACGGCGGTGCTCTGCCGGTACCCACGGCACCCGGACCCGGCAACGCGGCCTACGTCATCTACACCTCGGGCTCCACCGGGCAGCCCAAGGGCGTGGTGGTTCCCCACCGCAACGTCCTCACCTTCGCCCGATGGGTTCAGCGGGAGCTCGGCGACGCCGCGTTCGACCGCGTGCTCAACGCGACCTCGCTCAGCTTCGACCCGTCGGTCCTGGAGCTGCTCGTCCCCCTGCTGACGGGCGGCAGCGTCGACATCGTCCGCAACCTGCTCTCGCTGCTGGACCAGGGCACCTGGGCCGGCAGCCTGATCAACGCCGTGCCGTCGGTCTACCGGCGCGTCACACAGGCGGAATGGGTCGACGAACGGGCCGAACACTACGTCTTCGGCGGGGAGCCTCTCACCGCCGACCTGGTGCGGCAGATCCGTCGACGCAAGCCGGGCGCCACCGTCCTGAACCTGTACGGGCCCACCGAGGCCACCGTCTACGCCACCGCGGGGCGGTGTGCCCCCAGCACGGAAGGCCGCCCGCCCATCGGCCCTCCCGCCCCGCATGCCCACTGCCGGGTGCTCGACCCGGAGCTGCGCCCCGTACCCCCGGGCGGCAAGGGCGAGCTCTACCTGGCGGGTGACGGCCTGGCGCGCGGCTACGTGCACCGGCCCGCGCCGACCGCCGAGCGCTTCGTCGCCGACCCGTTCGGTGAGCCGGGCACGCGCATGTACCGGACAGGCGATCTGGTGCGCTGGAACGCCGACGGGGAACTGGAGTTCGCGGGCCGCGCCGACAACCAGGTCAAGGTACGCGGACACCGGGTGGAGCCCGGTGAGATCGAAGCACGGCTGATCGCTCTGCCGGAGATCGCCGCAGCCTGCGTCGTGGCCACCGACGACGGGGAGGGCGACCACGTGCTGACGGCATACGTCGAGCCGGCGGCGGGAGCCACGCCCCACCCCGAGGCCGTACGGGAGGCGCTGGGCCGGGAGCTGCCGGCCCCGTTCGTGCCCGAGGCCGTCGAGGTCCTCGACGCGCTCCCGCTCACCCCCAGCGGCAAGAGCGACCGGCTCGCCCTGCGCGAGCGCGCTGCCGCGCGGACAGCCGGTGCCGACGCGCCGCCCGAGAGTCCGGTGGCCGACCTCACGCAGGTGATGTGCCAGGTCTTCGCCGACGTCCTGGGCCTGCCCGAAGCCGGGCCGGACGACAGCTTCTTCGCTCTCGGCGGCGACAGCATCCGTTCGATCAAGCTCGTCCGCAGAGCCCGGCGGGCCGGAGTGATGATCTCCCCCGAGGACGTCTTCGTCCACCAGACCCCCGCCGAACTCGCTGCGGCGGGCAGCCCGCGGCCCGCGCCCCGCCCGGCCCCGGAGCAGGTTCCCGCTCCGCCCCCGCCCGAGCCGGAGCCCGAACCCGAGCTCGTTCCCGTGCCCGTACGGCAAGCCGTCCCCGGAGCCCTGCTCCCCACTCCGCTCGATCCCCACGAGCGCGACTGGCTGGAGTCCGCCTACCCCGGCCACCTGGACGTCCTGCCACTGACCCCGCTTCAGGAGGGACTGCTCTTCCACCGCCAGTACGACCGGCACAGCGAGGACGTGTACGTCATGCTGATGTCGCTCGACATGACCGGCGCGCTGAACGTGTCCGCGCTGCGGCGTGCCGTGGTGGGCCTGTGCCGTCGTCGTACCAACCTGGTCGCGGGCTTCGTGCGGCTGCCCACCGGCCGTCTCGTGCAGGTCGTCCCACGGCGTGACCCGGAACTCGCCGAGATCGACCTCTCCCATCTGGCGCCGGAGGAGCAGCAGACGCAGTGCGCCCGGCTCGCCGCCCAGTCACGCGCCACCCGCTTCGACCCGGCCGACCCCCCGCTTCTGCGCTTCACCCTGCTGCGGCTGGGCGGCGAACGGTTCCAGCTCCAGGTGGTCAGCCACCACATCCTGCTGGACGGCTGGTCCAACCAACTGCTGCTGCCCGAGCTGTTCGCCCTCTACAACGGCGCCCAGGCGCTGCCCGAGTGCACGCCCTACCGCGACTACCTCGCTTGGCTCGGGCAGCAGGACCGTCCGTCAGCGCTGCGCGCCTGGCAGGACGCCCTCGCCGGGCCCGTGGAGCCCACGCTCCTCGCCCCGCCCGGCCATCGCGGCGGGCAGTGGCCCGGGCGGCGCACGTACCGGTTCGGCGAGCAGGAGACGGCGGAGATCGCCGCTGCCGCCGCCGCACTCCGTGTCACCGTCAACACGCTGATGCAGTGCTGCTGGGCACTGCTGCTCGCCGAGGAGACGGGCCGCAAGGACGTGGTCTTCGGCATCACGGTCTCCGGCCGCTCACCGGACCTGCCCGGCGTCGAGTCGGTCATGGGGTTCCTCATCAACACGCTGCCGATGCGGGTCACGCTCTCCCCGGGCGAGACCATCGCCGAGCTGCTGCGCCGGGCGCAGCGCGAACAGGCCCGGATGATGCCCCACAACCACGTGGGCCTCGGCGACATCCAGACCGCCGCCGGTACGGGCGAACTCTTCGACACCGCCATGGTGTTCGAGAACTTCCCCCAGCCGGGAGAGCAGACACGGTCGGCGCTGGAGGACGTGCGCGTCACCCGCGCGTTCAGCGAGTCGGCGGGACACTACCCGCTGGTCCTGATGGCCTTCCCGCACGAGACCACCCTTGACCTGAATCTGCTGCACCGCAGGGACCTGGTCGACGACGTGTCCGCCTCGCGGCTGCTGGACCGGCTGCTGTGGCTGATCCGCACCGCCGTCCGGGAGCCCGCCACCACGGTGGCGCGGCTGGACCTGCTGGACGACGCGGACCGCGCCCGCCTGGAGCGCTACCGCAGCAGCGACGAGCAGGTGCCGCCGGCCGTCGTCCCCGCCCTCGCCGAGGCGCAGGCGGCCCGCACCCCCGACGCGCCCGCGCTGTACGTGGCCGACGGCAGCGGCACTCGGCTCAGTCACGCCGAACTCGACTCCCGCGCCGGCAGGCTGGCGCGGGAACTGCTGGCGCGCGGTGCCGGCCCGGAGCGCCGGGTGGCCGTGTTGTTGCCGCGCTCCGTCGAGCTGATCACCGCGTTCCTCGCGGTGCTCAAGACCGGTGCGGCCATCGTCCCGCTGGACCCCCAGTACCCGCGGGACAGGCTGCGGCTGATCCTCGACGACGCGGCTCCCGGCCTGCTGGTGACCGACACCGAGCGGCAGCCGCACGCCCCGCCGGGTGCCGGGCTGCTCGTCGTGGACGACCCCGCCACCGCGGACCGCATCGCAGCCCGCCCGGACGGACCCGTACGAGACGAGGAGCGGCCGGCGCCGCTGCTGCCGGACCACGCGGCGTACGTCATCTACACCTCGGGCAGCACCGGCAGGCCGAAGGGCGTCGTGGTCCAGCACACCGGTGTGGCGGGCGTGGTGCACAGCGGCCTGCGCACGCTCGGTGTGGGTGAGGAGAGCAGGATCCTGCACCTCCTCTCCCCGGCCTTCGACGCCGGGGTGCTCGAGATCCTGGAGAGCTTCTGCTCCCCGGCGGCTCTCGTCCTCGCCCGCCCCGAGCGGCTGCGGCCGGGGCCGGCACTGGCCGAGCTGCTGCGTGAGGCGGAGATCACCACGGTGAGCCTGACCCCCTCCATCCTCACCGTGCTCGACCCCGAGAGCGTGCCCGCGCGGACCGTCATACGGTCCTGCGCCGAGGCGCTGCCGCCGGAGCTGGCGCGACGCTGGTCGAGTCGGCACCGCCTGCTCAATGTCTACGGGCCGACCGAGGCCACGGTCATGGCGACCGTCTCCGAGCCGCTGGACTCCGAGGCGGCGCCCATCGGCCGCCCCGTCGCCAATGCCACCGTGCACCTCCTCGACCATGTGCTGCGACCCGTCCCGCCGGGACGGACCGGGGAGGTCTACCTCTCCGGCCCCCTCGTGGCCCGCGGCTATCTGGGGCAGTCGGGACTGACGTCATGCCGCTTCCTGGCCGACCCGTTCGCGGCCGACGGGCGCAGGATGTACCGCACCGGGGACCTGGCCCGCTGGAACACCGACGGACAGCTGGAGTTCGTGGCGCGGGCCGACCGGCAGCTGAAGGTCCGGGGCTTCCGGCTGGAGCCCGGCGAGATCGAGTCGGAGCTGCTGCGGCACCAGGCCGTCGCCGAGGCGGCCGTGGTGGCACACCGGAACGGCGACGGCGGCACCCGGCTCGTCGCCTACGTCGTGCCCGAGCCCGGCATCGTGCAGGACCCGGACGCCGGGACCGATCGGGAGACGGAGGAGTCCCGGCTCGCCGAGCGGCGTGCCCTCGACGACAGCGGGTGCGGACCCGACCCGACCGGCGAGGCCTCGGCCGGCCCGTATGCCGGGGACACCACCGCAGCCCACGACGACGGGCCCGTCACGGCCGCGGAGCCGTACCCCTGGCGGGACGCCACCGTGGCGCGCCTGCGCGAGCTGAACCCGTGCCGGGTACTGGAGATCGGCGCGGGCAGAGGGCAGCTCCTGGCCGCCCTGGCGCCGGACTGCGAGAGGTACTGCGCCACCGAGATCTCCCCCGCCGTCGCCGCCCTGCGAGTCCGGCAGGCCGACTTCCCGCAGCTCGCCGACCGCGTCGACGTACGGCAGCAGGCCCCGCACGACTTCTCCGGCTTCCGCGCGGGCGAGTTCGACACCATCGTGCTCGACTCGGTGGTGCAGTACTTCCCGTCGGTCGACTACCTCCGGCGCGTGCTCACCGGAGCCCTCCGCCTGCTCGCCCCCGGCGGAGCGCTCTTCGTCGGAGGGGTGCGCGATGCGCTCCTGCTGCCGTGCCTGTACACCGCGGCCGAGTGCGGCGTGATGTCCCCGGCGACCCCCGTCTCGCTGGTGCGGTTCACCGCCGGGCGCAAGGCGCTGCTGGACCGGGAACTCGCCCTGGCGCCCGCGTTCTTCGGCACCCTGGAGGCCGGCGGCTGTGACATCCGACTGAGGTCCGCAGGCCCCGACGGTGGGCTGACCGGTCACCGCTACGACGTCGTGCTCCACAAGGAGGTCGGCGACGCCGTCTCCGTCGGCGGAGCCACCCGGCTCACCTGGGGCGCGGACGTGTCGGGGACCGACGAGCTGACCTCGCTGCTGCGCGGCGCCCCCGCCCCGCTGCCCCTGCGCGTGTGCGGGATCCCGGACGCACGGGTCGCCACCGAGCTCGCCCTGTGGCAGGCCGTCGAGGCCGCACCCGCCTCCACCACCGTCGGCCGGCTCACCGCCACCCCCGCACGCGGCGCAGTGACGCCCGAGAAGCTGACCGAGGCCGCCGCGGCGGCCGGCTACCGCGCCCTGGTGACGCCCACGGCTGATCCGGGCGCGTTCGACGCCGTTCTCGTCCCCCGCGGCGGGGGCGCGGACCCGGTGCGCTTCCGCGACGTGTGCGAGGCACCCGTCCCCGACGGCCCGCTGGCGCACGATCCGGCCGAGGCCTCCGCCAGGGCCCGGCTGCCCGCGGTCCTGCTGTCCTGGCTGCGCTCCGCGCTGCCCCCGCACGCCGTCCCGGCAGCCGTCACCGTCATACACCGGCTGCCCCGTACGCCGAACGGCAAGACAGACCTCTCCCGGCTGCCCGACCCGGGAGAACTCGCCGTCGGGCAGGGTCGAGCGCCTCGCACCATGCAGGAGATCCAGCTGTGCGAGCTGTTCGCCGAGACGCTCGGGTCGGCCGCCGTCGGAATCGACGACAACTTTTTCGATCTGGGAGGCCACTCCCTGCTCGCGGCCCAGCTGGCCCGCCGCATCGAGGAGGTCTGTGGCGGCGAGATCGACGCGTCGCTGGTGTTCGCGGCACCCACCGTCGCCCAGCTCGCCGAACGCCTCGGGCCGGACAAGGAGCACCTCGCCTTCGACACCCTGCTCCCGCTGCGTGCCGCGGGTAGCCGGCCGCCGCTGTACTGCGTTCACCCCGCCGGCGGTGTGGCCTGGATGTACGCGGCGTTCCTGCGCCACGTCAACCAGCAGCTGCCGCTGTACGCACTCCAGGCCCGAGGGCTCGACGGTCACGAGCGGTTGCCCGGCAGCATCGAGGAGATGGCTGCCGACTACGTCGCCGAGATCCGTGCCGTACAGCCCGAGGGTCCCTACCACCTGCTCGGATGGTCCTTCGGAGGCCTGGTCGCGCACGCGATGGCCACACAGCTCCAGGAACAGGGGGAGCGGGTCGGGCGTCTCATCCTGCTGGACTCGTACGTCGTGGCGGACCTGCCGTACGTGCCGCCGGCAGCGCAGGGCGAGCGGCAACGCGCCGTGCTGGGTGCGCTGCTCGACATCGCGGGCGTCCGGCCGGCCGGACTGCGCGACGAGGAACTCACCACGCGGCGGTTCCTGGAGATCGTGCGCCGACGCGAGAGCGTGCTCTCCGGCATGTCCGAGCGGCACCTGGTCGGCATAAGCCGCGTCTTCGAGAACAACGCCCGCCTGGCCGCCGTCCACCGCCCGGTGCCGTACCGGGGAGACGTGCTGTTCGTCGAGGCGGCGAAGGATACGACGGGTCTGGGCGAGGACTTCCCCGAGCTGGACCCTGCCGCCACGTTTCGGCCGTACGTCACGGGCGAGCTGCACATCCACCGCAGCGACTTCCTCCACCAGGACCTCGGCGACCGCGCGTCGCTCGTCTCCCTCGCCCACATCCTGGACGACGCGCCGCACTCCGCCGAGGGGGAGGACTGA